The uncultured Trichococcus sp. DNA segment ACAGCTAGGGTCCTTACCCGGCCAGCCGGCATTGCGGGCACAAGCCATAAATTTCAAATTTCTGGCTGAGGACCCGGTAAGCATGTTCCTCTTTTTCTTTATTCAGAAACTGTCCAAACAATTCGCTCGAAAGATACATGATTTTCCTGCAGTTGGTGCAGATGAACATCACCGAATCCTTTTCGGTCGTTTCCTTCCGGTAAAAAAACGATTCCCCGCAATATTCGGTTTTGCCGATGATGCCGAAAGTGCAGAGCAGATACAGATTGTCATAGACATTCCCGAAGCTGGCCTGTTTTCCTGCCAAATGCGTGATGTAGTTTCGGACTTCTTTGGCCGAGAGCATCGTCCGACTGTTTTCCAAAAACATTCGGATCAGCGCCTTTCTTTGGGAAGTGGGTTTGTACCCATTTTTTGTCAGTTTTGATAAGCAAACATTGAATTCCATGCTTCCTCCTGTTGTTGATGCCGCTATAGTTACAAAACGTAATAATTACGATTTAAATCGTATCTGTAATTTTTTCTGTTGTCAAGCTTTTCTTAGGGTCGGATTGTAACCCTGTCACGAGGCTGTCGTGAAGGACGATCATATGAATGGAATTTCAGATTTATTTAGATTGACAATCCATTTACAGTATGATAAATTTCGTTTATAAATCGTAATTGTTACGTTTTACATCGAAACGGATCGTGAAACGGATTGTTCTGAGCATAGAGAGGAAGATTATATGGCGAAAAAATCAAAAATTGCAAAAGCCCGCAAACAGCGGGAAGCGATAGAGGCATATGCAGCGGTGCGCATGGAACTGAAAGCCGCCGGAGATTATCAGGCGTTGGCGAAATTGCCGAAGGATTCGAATCCGAACCGCTACAAAAACCGCGATCTGATCGACGGCAGACCGAGAGCCTATATGCGCAAATTCGGCATGTCGCGGATCAGCTTCAGACAGCTCGCGCACCAGGGCTTGATCCCCGGGGTGCAAAAAGCCAGCTGGTGAGCCTGAACCCACAAAGGCCCGGGCATTCCGGGCAGCCTTAGCTAAGGCAAAGCTGACAAAAAAACTTCAGAAAGAAAGGAATGCACACCATGAGACTGAACATCATTTTGGAATGCGTCGAGACAGGGGAACGCCTGTATTTGACCAGCAAAAACAAACGCAACAATCCTGACCGTCTGGAAATGAAAAAGTATTCACCGAAGCTGCGCAGACGCGCAACTTTCCGCGAAGTGAAGTAAACACGCCGGAAGCACGTTTTGAAAACAATAAAAGGAACTAAAGGAAGACGCTGAAAGCACCAAGGAGGCTATTTCATCCGGAGATAGCCTCTTTGGTTTTGCTCGCTCCGCCCGCTCCTTACGGGAACCACGGGGACTGCGGCGACAGCGCCAAGAGGGGAGAAACACAAAATGAAAAAAACACTCAAAAAATTAGTCGGGACCGCCCTGCTGCTGAGCACCGCCTATTTGGCCGGCTGCAGCGATACGGCGACCGAAGAGGCAACGTCAGCGTCAGAGCCGGAGAAACCGGTCGTGGCTGTGTCGATCGTGCCGGAGCGGACGTTTGTGGAAGCGGTCTGCGGCGACACGGTGGATATCGTGACGCTGATTCCGCCCGGCAGCAATCCCGGCAACTATGAACCGACCGCCCAGGAGATGGAAGCGTTCGGCGACGCCGCGCTCTACTTCTCGATCGGGGTGGCGACCGAGGAAGCCAACATCCTGCCCAACGCGGGCGATGTGAAAGTCGTCCCGCTGGCCGAGGAAGTCGCAGCCGTCTATCCGGACCGGACTTTTGAATCCGGCGGGAGGGATCCGCACATCTGGCTTTCGCCCAAGCGCGTAAAAGTGATGGTGGAGGCGATCGCCAGGGAAATGAGCGCCCTCGATCCCGACAACCAGGCACTGTACGAACAGAATGCGGCCGACTATCTGGCGCAGCTGGATGAAGTCGACCAGGAAATCAAAACGGCCCTGGAAGGCGTCGTAAGCAAGCAATTCATCGTCTACCATCCGGCATTCGGCTACATCGCGGAGGACTACGGACTGACGATGCACGCGCTCGAACAGGACGGCAAAGAAGCCACCGCCCAGCATCTGCAGGAGATGGTCGACCTGGCGAAAGCGGAAGGCATCAAGGTCATCTTCTATCAGGAAGAAATGGACAGCAGCCAGGCCGAAGCCTTCGCCGAAGAGATCGGCGGGAAAACGATCCAGCTGGCGCCGTTAGCGCCGGACTACATCGCGAATCTGCAGAACATGGCAGCGACCATGGCGGAGGCTATGCAATGACGGAAACAGCCCTTCAGATCGACAACCTGTCCGTCTACTACGGGGATGAAGCCGCACTTTCCAATGTCTGTCTGAAGGTGGCGCACGGGGAAATCCTGGGCATCATCGGGCCGAACGGCGGCGGGAAGTCGACTTTGCTGAAGGCCATCCTCGGATTGATCCAACCCACAACCGGCAACGTCCGCATCTACGGCCAGGAGCCGGGCAAGAACCGGGCTGCGGTCGGCTTTGTTCCGCAATTCGGGGCGATGGACAGACGCTTCCCGATCTCCGTGTTCGAAGTCGTCCTGACCGGCAGGCTGAAACCGGGCTTATCCTTGTGCAGGAAATATTCCGAAACGGACAAAGCGATCGCCGCTGCGCAACTGGAACGCGTCGGCATCGGCCATCTGGCGAACAGGCAGATTTCCGAACTCTCGGGGGGAGAATTCCAGCGGCTGCTGATTGCCAGAGCCTTGGCTGTCGAGCCCAAACTGCTGCTGCTGGATGAACCGACAGCCAGCGTCGATGCCAACTCGCGGAACCAGATCTATCAGCTGCTCCGGGAAGTCAACGCCGACATGACGATCATACTTGTCACCCACGACCTGATGGCGATTTCGTCCGAAGTGGGCAAGCTGGCTTGCCTGAACAAAAAATTGGTCTACCACGGCGAACCCGAGCTCAACGAAAGCGTCGTGAACGAACTCTACGGCTGCCCGGTCGACCTGATCGCGCATGGCGTTCCGCACCGGGTCCTGAAAGCGCACGAGGAGGAAAGTACAAAATGATCCAGGCATTATTCGAATATCAATTTTTACAGAACGCTTTCGCCGCCAGCCTGCTGGCGAGCATCGTCTGCGGCATCATCGGCGTCATCATCGTCGAGAAGAAGCTGGTGATGATGAGCGGCGGAATCGCCCACACGGCTTACGGCGGCGTCGGCCTCGGTTATTTCTTCGGGTTCGAACCCATCATCGGCGCCTTCCTTTTTGCCATCGCGGCAGCGCTCGGGATCGGCACCATCAAAAGGAAGGGCGGCGTGCAGGCGGACATCCTGATCGGCCTGTTCTGGTCGCTGGGCATGGCTTTCGGCATCGTCTTCATCGCACTGATGCCGGGCTATCCGCCCGATCTGAATTCCTATCTTTTCGGGAACATCCTGTCGGTGACCCAGGCGGACCTGACGCTGATGCTGCTCGTGACCGCACTTGTGCTGGCGGTCGTGGTCGCGCTCTTCAACGCCTGGAAAGCCTATCTCTTCGATGAGGAGTTCGCCTCCATCATCGGCGTCAAAACGATCTTTTTGGAATACTTGCTGCTGGTTCTGGTGGCGATGACCGTGGTCGTGCTGATCCGCGTGGCCGGCATCATTCTCGTGCTGGCGCTGCTGACGGCGCCGGCTGCCATGGCCGCCCTGTTCTCGAAACAGCTGAAGAACCGCATGCTGTTGGCGGTGCTTTTCGGGGCCTTCTTCAGCATCAGCGGCCTGTGGGTCTCCTACGGGCTCAACATCCCATCCGGCGCCTGCATCGTCATGATCGCCGTCGCCTGCTACTTCCTGGCCTACGCTTTTCGCGCAACCGGAAGCAGGCTGAAAAGAAAAAACTTGGCTTCAAAACAACTTGTGGATTGACCCGTAAATAACACCCCCCGCGGAAGGCAGAGCGTACTTGACTGTGTGCTGGATGCGGGGCATTTTTCCCTTTTCAAAGGCTGACCGCTGCTGAAAAAGGGATAGGCTTAGCTTGCTCGTTCAAGTGAGAATGATTCTCACTTGAGCGGGCCTAAATCCTAATCAGCAGGTTTTGGCACGGACAAAAGGGCATTCCATGTGAATCATATCACTAATTCTGCGCTTTCCGTGCTTCAAGCCTGCCGATCCGAAAGCGCAAAAACAGGCGCCATACTGCCGAAGTAAGGCAAACCGATAAAACCAACCAAGGAGGTCCCCATGAAACGCTCACTTATGCAACGCCTTTTCGGCGGCAAAGAAAAAAACCAAACAGACGATCCGCCGCGGCCGCGCAACCTGACCGATGCGGAAATCAATCATCCCTATGTCATCAAAGGGATCGTGGCATCCGAGGAAGGGATGAAGGATTTCCTCTGCACCTTGGGCTGCTTCGAGGGCGAAACCGTGACGGTCATTTCGGCCTTGACCGAAAATTACATCATCCACGTCAAAAATGCCCGGTACAGCATCGATGGCGATCTGGCCAGAGCAATCCTGATCTAGCGCCAAGCTGGACGGACCGTTCCGGAAATAAAGCGATAGGGAGGACAATTATGCGCATTGCACTTGCGGGAAACCCGAACAGTGGTAAAACCACTTTATTCAATGCCATCACAGGCAAGATCGAACACGTCGGCAACTGGCCGGGCGTGACGGTCGCCAAGAAAGAAGGGGACGTAAAAAAGGAACTGAACAAGTCCGGCAAGAAGATCCGGGTCGTGGATCTGCCGGGTGCCTATTCCTTGGCGGCGTTCACATGCGAGGAGAACATCACCCGCGACTTCGTCAAAAAAGAAGCGCCGGATGTGATCATCAACATCGTCGATGCCACCAAGTTGAGCAGGAGCCTGCTGTTCACGACGCAGCTGTTGGAGCTGGGGATCCCGGTGGTTGTCGCCTTGAACAAAAGCGATTTGTTGGACAACAAAGAAATCACCATCGATACGCAAAAATTGGCGGAAAGGCTGGGCTGCCCGGTCGTCGAGACAGCTTCGATCGAAGGCAAAGGCCTTGCCGAGTTGATCGCTGCAGCGGCCGCCAGCGTTGGCAAAAACCAGCCAGCGCCTTTCCGGCCTGCCGTTAGCCCCGCAGCGGAAACAGCCGCGCCTGCTGCGGCTGTCGACCGTGAACGCTTTGCGTTTGTCGCGGCCTTAGTGAAAGAAGTGGAAGTCCGGACGGTCGACAGCGCCAAACAAACGAGGCACGATGCGATCGACCGGATCGTAGCCCACAAAATCTGGGGCATCCCGATTTTTGCGGCCGTCATCTACTTCGTGTTCTCCCTATCGCAAACCTATCTGGGGCCGTTTTTTGCCGATATTCTGGTCGGCTGGATCGACAGCCTGTACACCTGGGCGGACGGACTGATCGGCGCGGGCGTATCGCCCTTGTTGCGGGCTTTGCTGCTCGATGGGATCATCGGCGGCGTTGGTGCCGTCATCGGTTTCCTGCCGCTGATCATGGTGCTGTTCTTCCTTTTGGCCCTGCTGGAGGATTGCGGCTACATGGCCCGGGTCGCCGTCGTGATGGACCGCCATATGAAAAAGGTGGGACTCTCCGGCAGATCGATCATCCCGATGGTCATCGGCACCGGCTGCGCCATCCCCGGCATTATGGCGACGCGGACAATCCGCGACGAGCGCCAACGCCGGACGACCGCGATGCTGACGCCGTTCATGCCCTGCGGCGCGAAGCTGCCGGTCATCGCGCTCTTTGCCGGAATCTTCTTTGAGGATGCGGCCTGGGTAGGGACGTCCATGTATTTTGTGGCAATCACCATCATTGTTTTCGGCGCCCGGATCATCCAGAAAATTACGAAAGCCACGCCTTCCAAATCCTACTTCATCATGGAGCTGCCGGAATACCGCGTGCCGAGCCTGAAGCGGGCAGCCGTCTCGATGCTGGCCAGAGGCAAAGCCTTCGTGGTGAACGCGGGGACGGTCATCCTTTTGTGCAACGTGACCGTCCAGCTGATGCAGACGTTCACTTGGACCTTCCAAGTCGTGCCAGCGGGCATGGGAAAAACCAGCATCCTCGCCAGCCTGGCCAGTCCGCTCGCCTTCCTGCTGATCCCGCTCGGTTTCGGCGTGTGGCAGCTTGCCGCAGCCGCCGTAGTGGGTTTCATCGCCAAAGAGAACGTCGTCGGGACATTGGCGGTCGTCTACAGCATCAGCAACTTCATTGATACCGAGGAACTCGTGCTCGTTTCCGGCGCCCTGGATGTGGCAGCCGTGATGGGCCTCACCTCGGCTTCGGCGCTAGCCTATCTGATGTTCAATCTGTTCACGCCGCCTTGTTTTGCGGCAATCGGCGCCATGCGGGCCGAGATGGAAAGCAGCAAATGGCTGTGGGCCGGGATCGGCTTCCAGTTTGGCATGGGCTATACGCTGGCCTACTTTGTCTACCAAATCGGAACGCTCCTGACGACCGGCAGTTTCGGGACCGGCGTGATCCCCGGCCTGATTGCGGTCGCGCTGCTGGCCGGAATCATCGTTTACCTGATCCAGAAGCAAGAAGAAAAATAAACTGCAGATGCAAAGGAGGATAACCGCCATGTTCGGAGATATCGTTGTGTTTTTGATCATCGCCGCTTTCGTTGCCGGATCCATCGCGAAAATCGTCCGCGACAAGAAAAAGGGCAGCAAGTGCTCCGGGTGTCCGTTGAACAAAACCTGTGCCTACAGAAATCCAGACGCGGACCAGTGCCCGATGCGTCAAACCACCGACCCCCAAACCGGGGAGAAGGACTAGCTGCCCATCCGCGGGCGGCTTTTTGCACGAAAAAGCCGCGTCCGTGCGGGCTACGATATGAAGGAAGAAAGAAGAGGAGAATCAACATGACGACGAACAACATTCCAAAAGCTTCGGCAAGGCGGTTGCCGATCTACCACCGCTACTTGGGTTTTTTGCATACGGCAGGCAAAAAATGGGTCTCATCCACCGAATTGGGCGAGGCGGTGAAAGTGGAGAGCGCCACGATCCGCCGGGACTTTTCCTATTTTGGCGCGCCCGGAAAAAGAGGCTACGGCTATGATGTGGCATTTTTGCTGGATTTCTTCAACAAAAAGCTCCACCAGGAACGGCTCACCAATGTGGCGCTGATCGGCGTGGGCAATCTGGGCCAGGCCCTGTTGAACTACAACTTCCATGTCAGCAACAATCTGCGCATCAGTGCCGCCTTCGATATCGATGAGGGGATCGTCGGCAAGATCCTCAGCGGTGTGCCCGTCTACCCGATGGCTAATATGGTGGAGCAGCTGCGCATCCAACAGCTGGAAGTGGCCATCCTGACGGTGCCCCACGAAATGGCGCAGGACGTCGCGGACCGCTTGATCGAAGCCGGCGTCCACGGCATCATGAACTTCACACCGATCCGCCTCTCCGTCCCGGGAAACGTCCGCGTCCAGAACGTCGACATGACGAATGAGCTGCAGACACTGATCTATTTTTTGAACAACGGCATCGGCTGAACGAAGGGCGAGAATGCAAAAAAGTCGGCGCCCGCGCGATGTGTTGACTGAACGACGCGCGGAAGATACCGAACAGCCGACACCCGCAGAATCTGTTGACTGAACGATGCGCGGAGGACACCGAAGAGCAGACACCGGCAGGATCTGTTGACTAAACGAAGAACGGAGGACACCGAAAAGCCGACGAAATCCAAAAGCGTCGGCTGAACGGAATCTGAAGTACACCAAACAGCCGGCATCGCGGCCCCACCACAGCCCCCATCGTTGTCGGGCGACAGCCCAGGACAGTATCACATCTGTAGCCTGTTGGTCCAAACAGCACCAAACAATCCAAAGCAGCAACAAGCCCCCGAAGCGACGCACGCAATCGCCTCGGGGGCTTGTTCTGCTTGAAGCATTTCTGCAGGTAAACCAACCTACGGTCGCGTATAATAGACTGTATACAACAACAAACGAACTTGGAAAAGGGGATAGATATGGAAGAGACAGTATGGGGAATGATCGGCTGCGGTGATGTAACGGAGAAGAAAAGCGGGCCAGGGCTCTATAAAACGAATGGGTCCCGATTGAAGGGGGTATACAACCGCACGGAAGCCAAGGCGCATGATTGGGTGAAACGCCATGGACACGGCCGAGTGTATGCAACAGTTGAGGAATTGCTGGCGGACGAAGAAATCACTGCTGTCTACATCGCCACACCGCCGGCCACCCATTACGACTACGCCATGCAGGTGATTGCGGCTAACAAGGTGCCGCTGATCGAGAAACCGATGGCGCGCACTTTCGAGGAATGCCAAGCGATACTGGAGGCGGCTGAGGAGAAAGGCTTGCCGGTTTTCGTCAGCTTCTACCGCCGGGCACTCGAAAAATTCCAAAAAATCAAGGAACTGCTGGATGAGGGGGGCATCGGGCAACCGCAATTGGTGGAAATCCGCCAATACCAACAGCCCGCTCCGGAAGACTTGGATAAGGACAACTTGCCTTGGCGTCTGCTTCCGGCCGCAGGAGGCGGGAAGGACTTGGATATCCAAGTGCATGTGCTCGATTACTTGGCTTATTACTTCGGTGACATCACCGCGATGACCGGCATCGTCGAGAACCGGGCCGGACTCTATGAAGTGGAGGACACCGTCTCGGCCTCCTTCCTCTTCGCAAACGGTGTCGTCGGATCGGCCGCCTGGTGCTATGTTGCGGACTTCGACTTGGATGAAGTGACGATCATCGGTTCGGAAGGGACGCTGGTCTTCGAAGGCACGAGCTTCGAATGGATCCGCCTGATCAAGGACGGAAAAACGACGAATTACACTTTCGAAACACCAGAACATGTCGCCATGCCGTTCATCCAGACCGTCGTCGACGAACTGACCGGCAAAGCTAAAAGCCCGGCAGATGCCGCCAGCGCAGCTAATGGTATCCGGATGTTTGATGTGCTGCTGAAGGATTATCGAGAAAGATCTGAAAGCTAAAAAATGTACTGCAGTAATCGAGTTCCATCGGGAACTCTGAACGAAAGGAGGAACCCCTATGAGCATCGGCTACGCCTGCCTCAACATCGGTACACCCAACACAAACATCCGCAGCGTCATGCAGCGGAACGCGACCCCGGAGAAGCTGACGGAAGTGACCGAGCACAACCTTACCGCCTTGGAGCGGATGATCGACTACAACCGCAAGAACGGCATCAAACTGTTCCGCATCAGTTCGGATCTGATCCCGTTCGGTTCGAGTCCGGTCAACGCACTCGCTTGGCCGGAGATCTACAAGGAAGTCTTCGACCGCATCGGCGCGAAGATCCGGAAGAGCGGCATACGGGTGTCGTTCCATCCAGGCCAATACACCGTCCTGAATTCGCCCGACGAAGATGTCGTGGCGCGCGCTATCCTCGATCTTACGTACCACGCCAAAATGCTAGAGTGTCTGGGCGTCGACAATAAGCACAAAATCGTCCTGCATGTCGGCGGAATCTATGGGGATAAAATAGAAGCACTTCAGCGCTTCGAACAGAATTTCCGCCGCCTTCCGGAAGCTGTCCGAAATCGACTGATCATCGAAAACGATGATCGGCTCTACAACATCGAGGAAGTTATCGGCTTGGCTGACCGGCTCCAGATCCCGGCCGTCTACGACAACTTGCACCACGCCATCAACCCGCCTCCTTCAGGAGGCACCGACCCATACTGGATCGCTGAAGCCAAAAAGACTTGGAAAGCAGCGGACGGCAATCAGAAAATCCACTACTCCCAGCAGGCATCAAGCAAACGACCTGGTGCCCATACCGATACGATCGATCTGGAGACTTTCCTGTCTTTCCACGAACAGCTGGAGGACAAACAGATCGACATCATGCTGGAAGTGAAGGACAAAAACCTTTCCGCCATCAAATGTCAGAACGCGACGACAACCACGCCAAAAGCAACACTATTGGAAAAAGAGTGGGGCCGCTACAAGTACGCCATCCTCGAAAGATCGCCGGCAATCTACCAAGCCATCCGCACGCTGCTGAAGGACAAAGAAGCCTATCCGATCCAGGAATTCTATCGTCTCATTGACACCGCCTTCGCCGAAGAAATCCGCCCCGGTTACGCCGAAAACGCCGCAGCCCACGTCTGGGGCTACTTCAAGAAGTACGCAACCGACACCGAGCGCAAGCAATACGAGAAGAACCTCGCCAACTACCGGAACAATACCGGCACGCTGGCAACCCTGAAACGCCAGCTTTTCAAAATGGCTGAAAAATACGAAGTTGAATATCTGTTGCAGTCGTTGTATTTTTATCTGGAATAAAACCTGCATTCCCGAATTGTGTAACGAGAATGGCTGTAAAACCTGATGTTAATGGGTTTTTTTCCTGGTTATAAATACCCGGGAATGCAGGATAAAAGCAATACAAAAAAAGTTGGGACAGTCTTTGCATAAGCAAAAACTATCCCGACTTTTCGATTGACAGTTATTATATTGTTATTTCAACGACAACTGTCTCGTATTAGTCTCAGTCCACTAAGGGCGTAATTGTTGCATTTCTCCAATAGTAACTTAGATAGATAATCTGATTCAGAAATATATAATTGCATTGATTATTATGCCAGTAATAATTCCAGCAGTTAGGCCGAGAAATTTTGGGTGACGATATACGAATAGGAGGACTTTGTTGTTTACTATCATTGATTCGCAGTCAAAATAGAATTGTTTGATTTCATTTTCTTCAAAATGTATTCCACATTTTGGGCACTTAGTAGTATTGAAGGTTAGCTTGATTTTTTTGTCACAGTGTGGGCATCTAATCTTGAGGTAAAGTTCTTCGATATTTGTTGTCCTTTTCATACTTACCTACTTTCTATCCTTCGTTGTGAAGAATTCCAATTTCGATAAAAGTATCTACTCGATAGGTTTTTCTGGAGTATTGAGGCTGATTATATAATGTTAATGAAACTCATGACTTAGAGAGGTGATCTGTTCTAAAAAAAGTTAGTGTAAATATCTATACATAACACAAAACATAAAACCACTAATATTTATCAGTGATAAAAATAGTTTAGCATATCTATTTGGGAATTATAAGTGAAATCTTAAGACAGCGATACGGAACAATAGCTATGGTATAGTCAGGATTCAGCTTACATTCGAATGTTGCGAATTTTGTCGCAAATGGGAGCTGTGTCGCGAATCCAGCCACCTCCGACAAAGCCATCTTTCTCCGGAGAACAGTCTGCAGCTTGCGAGTCACCTCCACCGAGCGACTGTTAGCTTTAGGACAGCATCTCTCCGGCACCGCATCTCAAACCAAGCCACCTTAACCGGAGGTAACAATCAATCCGGAAAAGTGTTACCTGAAATTATGATTATTGGAATTTGGACTACTCCCACCTATGCTTATGCTTAGAGGTGGAAGATTCCTAAAAACTCCGACCTATCGGTCAGATTCTCGTTAGGCTAACCCCGTGGCCCCCACGGTTCTGGAAGCTAAAATACGCATGGCTTCCTGCTTCAAGTTTATGCTTGCGTTGAAATCCCGGTCGTGATGGCTCCCGCATTCGGGGCAAGTCCACTTACGCACACGGAGACTCTTCACGTCTTTGTTTTGATAGCCGCAACAGGAACATAGCTGGCTGGAAGGGAAGTTTTTTGCTACAACAACGACTTCTTTCCCATACCAATTCGCTTTATACTCCAGCATTGTGCGGAATTGCGACCAGCTGACTTCGCTGATGGCTTTCGAAAGTTTTCGGTTCTTGACCATGTTGGATACCTGCAAATCCTCAACCCCTATCACATCGTGGTTTTTGATGATGTCGGTGGAGATTTTATGCAGGTAATCGTTCCGTTTATTCGTGATATCCTCGTGGATACAGGCGACCTTGCGTTTCTGCTTCTGGTAGTTCTTCGCCTCGAACAGCTTCTTGCCGTCCTTGCGGGCTTGCTCCATGCGGCGGGACAGTATTTTCTGCTCCTTCACCAATTTCTTTTCCATTGTTCGGAAAAACTTTGGATTCTCGAAGACGGTTTTGTCCTCATCCGATAGGATGGCAAAGTCTTTCAATCCGACATCCACGCCAACGGTAGTGTATGTTTTGGGAGTGGGGTGGGT contains these protein-coding regions:
- a CDS encoding transcriptional repressor gives rise to the protein MEFNVCLSKLTKNGYKPTSQRKALIRMFLENSRTMLSAKEVRNYITHLAGKQASFGNVYDNLYLLCTFGIIGKTEYCGESFFYRKETTEKDSVMFICTNCRKIMYLSSELFGQFLNKEKEEHAYRVLSQKFEIYGLCPQCRLAG
- the rpsN gene encoding 30S ribosomal protein S14 — encoded protein: MAKKSKIAKARKQREAIEAYAAVRMELKAAGDYQALAKLPKDSNPNRYKNRDLIDGRPRAYMRKFGMSRISFRQLAHQGLIPGVQKASW
- the rpmG gene encoding 50S ribosomal protein L33, whose translation is MRLNIILECVETGERLYLTSKNKRNNPDRLEMKKYSPKLRRRATFREVK
- a CDS encoding zinc ABC transporter substrate-binding protein, which codes for MKKTLKKLVGTALLLSTAYLAGCSDTATEEATSASEPEKPVVAVSIVPERTFVEAVCGDTVDIVTLIPPGSNPGNYEPTAQEMEAFGDAALYFSIGVATEEANILPNAGDVKVVPLAEEVAAVYPDRTFESGGRDPHIWLSPKRVKVMVEAIAREMSALDPDNQALYEQNAADYLAQLDEVDQEIKTALEGVVSKQFIVYHPAFGYIAEDYGLTMHALEQDGKEATAQHLQEMVDLAKAEGIKVIFYQEEMDSSQAEAFAEEIGGKTIQLAPLAPDYIANLQNMAATMAEAMQ
- a CDS encoding ABC transporter ATP-binding protein, whose translation is MTETALQIDNLSVYYGDEAALSNVCLKVAHGEILGIIGPNGGGKSTLLKAILGLIQPTTGNVRIYGQEPGKNRAAVGFVPQFGAMDRRFPISVFEVVLTGRLKPGLSLCRKYSETDKAIAAAQLERVGIGHLANRQISELSGGEFQRLLIARALAVEPKLLLLDEPTASVDANSRNQIYQLLREVNADMTIILVTHDLMAISSEVGKLACLNKKLVYHGEPELNESVVNELYGCPVDLIAHGVPHRVLKAHEEESTK
- a CDS encoding metal ABC transporter permease; this translates as MIQALFEYQFLQNAFAASLLASIVCGIIGVIIVEKKLVMMSGGIAHTAYGGVGLGYFFGFEPIIGAFLFAIAAALGIGTIKRKGGVQADILIGLFWSLGMAFGIVFIALMPGYPPDLNSYLFGNILSVTQADLTLMLLVTALVLAVVVALFNAWKAYLFDEEFASIIGVKTIFLEYLLLVLVAMTVVVLIRVAGIILVLALLTAPAAMAALFSKQLKNRMLLAVLFGAFFSISGLWVSYGLNIPSGACIVMIAVACYFLAYAFRATGSRLKRKNLASKQLVD
- a CDS encoding FeoA family protein, which codes for MKRSLMQRLFGGKEKNQTDDPPRPRNLTDAEINHPYVIKGIVASEEGMKDFLCTLGCFEGETVTVISALTENYIIHVKNARYSIDGDLARAILI
- a CDS encoding ferrous iron transporter B, encoding MRIALAGNPNSGKTTLFNAITGKIEHVGNWPGVTVAKKEGDVKKELNKSGKKIRVVDLPGAYSLAAFTCEENITRDFVKKEAPDVIINIVDATKLSRSLLFTTQLLELGIPVVVALNKSDLLDNKEITIDTQKLAERLGCPVVETASIEGKGLAELIAAAAASVGKNQPAPFRPAVSPAAETAAPAAAVDRERFAFVAALVKEVEVRTVDSAKQTRHDAIDRIVAHKIWGIPIFAAVIYFVFSLSQTYLGPFFADILVGWIDSLYTWADGLIGAGVSPLLRALLLDGIIGGVGAVIGFLPLIMVLFFLLALLEDCGYMARVAVVMDRHMKKVGLSGRSIIPMVIGTGCAIPGIMATRTIRDERQRRTTAMLTPFMPCGAKLPVIALFAGIFFEDAAWVGTSMYFVAITIIVFGARIIQKITKATPSKSYFIMELPEYRVPSLKRAAVSMLARGKAFVVNAGTVILLCNVTVQLMQTFTWTFQVVPAGMGKTSILASLASPLAFLLIPLGFGVWQLAAAAVVGFIAKENVVGTLAVVYSISNFIDTEELVLVSGALDVAAVMGLTSASALAYLMFNLFTPPCFAAIGAMRAEMESSKWLWAGIGFQFGMGYTLAYFVYQIGTLLTTGSFGTGVIPGLIAVALLAGIIVYLIQKQEEK
- a CDS encoding FeoB-associated Cys-rich membrane protein produces the protein MFGDIVVFLIIAAFVAGSIAKIVRDKKKGSKCSGCPLNKTCAYRNPDADQCPMRQTTDPQTGEKD
- a CDS encoding redox-sensing transcriptional repressor Rex, which encodes MTTNNIPKASARRLPIYHRYLGFLHTAGKKWVSSTELGEAVKVESATIRRDFSYFGAPGKRGYGYDVAFLLDFFNKKLHQERLTNVALIGVGNLGQALLNYNFHVSNNLRISAAFDIDEGIVGKILSGVPVYPMANMVEQLRIQQLEVAILTVPHEMAQDVADRLIEAGVHGIMNFTPIRLSVPGNVRVQNVDMTNELQTLIYFLNNGIG
- a CDS encoding Gfo/Idh/MocA family oxidoreductase, translating into MEETVWGMIGCGDVTEKKSGPGLYKTNGSRLKGVYNRTEAKAHDWVKRHGHGRVYATVEELLADEEITAVYIATPPATHYDYAMQVIAANKVPLIEKPMARTFEECQAILEAAEEKGLPVFVSFYRRALEKFQKIKELLDEGGIGQPQLVEIRQYQQPAPEDLDKDNLPWRLLPAAGGGKDLDIQVHVLDYLAYYFGDITAMTGIVENRAGLYEVEDTVSASFLFANGVVGSAAWCYVADFDLDEVTIIGSEGTLVFEGTSFEWIRLIKDGKTTNYTFETPEHVAMPFIQTVVDELTGKAKSPADAASAANGIRMFDVLLKDYRERSES
- the uvsE gene encoding UV DNA damage repair endonuclease UvsE — its product is MSIGYACLNIGTPNTNIRSVMQRNATPEKLTEVTEHNLTALERMIDYNRKNGIKLFRISSDLIPFGSSPVNALAWPEIYKEVFDRIGAKIRKSGIRVSFHPGQYTVLNSPDEDVVARAILDLTYHAKMLECLGVDNKHKIVLHVGGIYGDKIEALQRFEQNFRRLPEAVRNRLIIENDDRLYNIEEVIGLADRLQIPAVYDNLHHAINPPPSGGTDPYWIAEAKKTWKAADGNQKIHYSQQASSKRPGAHTDTIDLETFLSFHEQLEDKQIDIMLEVKDKNLSAIKCQNATTTTPKATLLEKEWGRYKYAILERSPAIYQAIRTLLKDKEAYPIQEFYRLIDTAFAEEIRPGYAENAAAHVWGYFKKYATDTERKQYEKNLANYRNNTGTLATLKRQLFKMAEKYEVEYLLQSLYFYLE